The nucleotide window ACTTTCATAGAAAGAATATTGTTCACTGTATCAATTAAGGTCTCCCCTTTCTTTACCGAAGACTGTGCTGCCGAAAAACTGATAACATCGGCGGACAAACGTTTTTGAGCTAATTCGAATGATAATTTTGTCCGAGTACTGTTTTCAAAGAATATATTAGCAATGGTAATATCCCGAAGTGAAGGCACTTTCTTTATTGGGCGATTAATAACTTCTTTAAAATGATCGGCAGTTTCAAAAATCAGGTTAATATCATTTTCATTAATGTATTTAATTCCTAATAAATGATTTACACTTAATTCGCTCATTGTTTTTTTATGTTTTTTTGTTTGTGGTTTATGGTTTGTTGTTTATTGTTGCTCTGCGTGTGAACAACAAACTATGAACAATTAACCATAATCATTTTTATCTTAATTAGTAACCAGGTAAACACCATCTTCCCCATCTTGCTCAACCCAGCAAACTTTCACTTTTTCACCATTAATTGCATCGACCTGACGACCGCGATAATCCGGCTGAATTGGCAAATCCCTGCTAAAACGACGATCAATCAACGTCAATAATTCAATTCCTGAAGGTCTCCCAAAAGACTGAATGGCTGTCAAAGCCGCACGTATGCTTCGCCCTGTGTACAACACATCGTCAATGAAGATTACCTTTTTATCTTCGACCAAAAAATCGATTTGGGTTTTATTGGCTTCCAAAGGTTTATTGGTTCTACGGAAATCATCCCTGAAAAAAGTGATATCCAAATACCCCAAAGAAACATTCGAAATATGATATTCGTTTTCTAATAATTCCTTTAATCGCTCAGCCAAAAATGTCCCTCTAGGTTGAATGCCAATCAAAACAGTTTCTGAAAAATCAAGATGTTTTTCAATTAACTGACAGGCCAAACGATGCAGAATGATATTGACTTCTTTTGAAGTGAGCAATACTTTTTGACTCATAATGAAGTGTTGTGTATTTGAGATACAAATATAGGAATTATGAATTTATTTGTTGAGGAATTGGAGTTACAAATATTTTTTTTTGAAATGAAAGACGATTTTGGTTGTTTCAATTGTGCAATCTTTGTATTTAGTACAAGCTTACAGAGAGTATACTTATACCTAATTATAACGATATTTAATCAATAATTAATTCTACATTTTTAAATAAAATATACTACAAATAATAATTTTCGAAAGATATATCTTTATAAATTAACCTTAATACCATTAAAATTATGAAAAAATCAATTGGTTTTATTATTTTTATTGTCCTGTTGGGGATGTTTGCCTGTACTAGAGATACAGACGGAGAAACGCACGGGGACATTGCGCAAAACAATACAAAAGATTGGTTTAACAACACCTTCAAGAAGTCGGAAGAGTGGAAACAAAACCCTGAAAGTACAAATAAAATACCTGATTGGAGCAAAGGTACTTATCTAGAAAATGACAGTATTGAAATTTTTGAATGTCCTCTGCAAGAAGAGTCCGTCAAAATCTTTATGCCCCCAAAAAAATCCTCAACAAACACGGATGTACAAAAAATTATCGATGCTATCCAATTGAGATTGGTAATTATCAGAACAGACAGCAGTAAAATGATAGTAAGAAAACTGTATTACATTCCCGACAATCAATATCTTTTAGCCAAAGGTGGAAACATTGACAACGTGATGTTAAATAAAATGGGGGATGATTTTACAGGACTTTTAATAACCAAAAATTGGAATGATAAAGTTTTATCCTGTCACAATATAAATAATGGTAAAGTAGAAAGTGTACTTGTAAAAGGAAACAAAAACAACACTACAGCAAGGAACGTAAACGAACTTGATGAGGTTATAGTAATGAATAGATATAGCCAGACTAGACCATATGACTACACAGGTTGGTATGTTCCATATAACCCACCTTCACCAGTTAGTAACCCTAACCTACCTTATAGTATGCCTGCTCCTGGAGGTGGTGGTAGTGGTGGAAGTTATAATGATACTGATGCTTCGAACTCTTCAATAGGAGTTCCTCCAAGTTGCCAAAGTTTTGATTTTAAAAATAAAACAGGTTCACTTTGGCAAGAAGCAGCAGTTAGAAATGTTCATTTCAATATAGTTGTTGTTACTCCTGAGGGATACCACTATAGTCAAATTATTAATTATCCAACTGCAATATTGTTTGGAACACCAACAAATATAAGTATTGGAAATACAGATATTAGTCCTGGACTTGCAGCGACTTTATCTGCAAAAGCCCTTGAAATATCTATGAGCGAAACTGTCAGAATGTATGGTAATAAGCCAGTAACAGAATTAACTGTACGATTATATTTTGAAGAAAGATTAAAGCATAACTACCCTTTATTTATACCAGGGGGTAGAGTAAATTTTAATGCATCAACTTTTAGAGGTATGCCAACTGAGTATCAAACAAATTTATTTAACACAGGAAATTGTAGCTAATTATGGTAAAAAGCACCTTAATAAACTTAGCATATTTATTTTATCCAAGAAAAATATGCTTTCAAAAAGAAGAAGAAAAATATTTTAATTCAGTCGAATACAAAAGACTAATAGAAAGAATTGGATATTTTAACAAGGATGAGAATAGATATTTTTGTGATATATTAAAAAAGGACTTTGAAAATGATAAAGTCCTTAGAAATTTCAAAGATGTATCTTTATTGGATTGGCAGGATAGAGCAATTAGCTTTAATTTGCAAATAGTTCAAGAAAGCGAACTGCATACTATATCATTGTTCTTAAGTATCTTAATACCATTTTATACAATTAGAGTTCAAAAAAACAAAATTGAATACTTTTTTTCAAGTTTAGAAATTGAACAAATGAAAAATGACAATTCAGATTCAAGAGAAATAAAAGATTTAATTTCTGAAATTAGTACACGTGTTGAAAACAAGATGTTATATAGAATGTTTCCAAATGAATTAATTAATATGATAATTGAAGATATTAATTTTCAAGAAATTCCATTTGGTAAATTCACTATGTTTAATGCCTTTTTTAATAATTCAATAACAACGGATAATGAGAACTAAAATTTCAATATTTTTATTAATTTCCATTATATTGCTTATTTATTTATTCTTTTCAGAATACTTTTTTACCATATGTATATATGACACATATTATCTAATAAGTTATTTTTATATTATCTTGTTAGCTATTTTTATCGGTTGTATTTATTACTTAAAACACAAAGAGAAACTAAAATAATAGTAAGTTTGAGTATGTCTGAAATAAACCAAAAACAATACCACAACACAATTATAAATAATTCTAAAAATTGCAAAAGCCCTTAAAGGGCTTTTACTTATTTTATACTTAGCACTGTTTGATTAGATAAATGTGGTTTACTTTGCAAGTATTATATAAAAATCAGCAATAAACAGTTTTTTTTACATAAAAGGAAAAAGTAATCATACTAAATTTAAAAAGCAGAAAAGATGTATTTAGCTTCATTTTATTTATTAATCTTTTCTCATAAAAATTTCAAAATAGCCCTAAAATTATAAATCAAGAAACTGCTTTTGTATATTCAACACAACAAAAAAACTCCCACTTTCGCTGGGAGTTTTCTTTTATAATTTTATCTCAAAACAATTAAGAATACATTTTCTTTCTTTGTTCCTGAATTTTCTCATCATCAAGGTATTCATCAAAAGTCATATAACGATCGATAACACCGTTTGGAGTCAATTCAACCACACGGTTACCTACAGTTTGAGCAAATTCGTGGTCATGTGTTGTAAAAATAACCGAACCTTTAAAGTTTTTCAATGAGTTATTGAAAGCCGTAATCGATTCCAAATCCAAGTGATTTGTAGGTTCGTCAAGCATCAGGATGTTTGCTCTCTCCATCATCATTCGTGACAACATACAACGAACTTTTTCTCCTCCTGATAATACACGGCTTGTTTTCAAAGCTTCTTCACCAGAGAAAATCATTTTCCCTAGGAAACCTCTAATATAAACTTCATCACGCTCTTCCTCTGTTTTTGCCCATTGACGTAACCAATCAACTAAAGTCAGATCATTTTCAAAATACGAGTGATTTTCAGCCGGCAAATACGCTTGATTTGTGGTAACTCCCCAATCAAACTCACCCGAATCCGGTTTTTGGTTTCCGTTCAATATTTCATAAAAGGCAGTTGTAGCACGCGAATCTCTTGAGAAAAGAACTATTTTATCGCCTTTCGCCATATTCAAATCTACTCCTTTAAACAAAATTTCACCATCAATCGAAGCGCTTAAATTTTGCACATTCAAAATTTGATCTCCTGCCTCACGATCCTGATCAAAAATAATCGCAGGATAACGACGGCTGGAAGGTCTGATTTCGGAAATATTCAATTTGGAAATCATTTTTTTACGGGAAGTAGCTTGTTTCGATTTTGCCACGTTCGCAGAAAAACGACGAATAAACTCTTCCAACTCCGCTTTCTTTTCTTCTGCTTTTTTGTTTTGTTGCGCACGTTGTTTAGCCGCTAACTGGCTAGACTCATACCAGAAAGTATAGTTTCCTGAATAGTGATTTATTTTACCAAAATCAATATCCGAAATATGTGTACAAACAGCATCTAAAAAATGACGGTCGTGAGAAACCACAATTACTGTATTTTCATAATTTGCCAAGAAGTTTTCCAACCAACCAATTGTTTCAAAATCCAAATCGTTGGTAGGCTCATCCATAATCAATAAGTCAGGGTTTCCAAAAAGCGCCTGTGCCAAAAGCACTCTCACTTTCATCTTCCCTTCCATATCACTCATTAAAGTGTAATGAAACTCTTCATTAATACCTAAATTAGAAAGCATTGCGGCCGCATCCGAGTCGGCATTCCAACCATTCATTTCTTCAAATTGCACTTGTAACTCCCCTATTCTGTCAGCATTTGCATCATTGTAATCCAAATAAAGAGCATCCATCTCTGTTTTGACAGCATACAAAACTTTATTCCCCATCAACACAGTTTCAAGCACCGTATGCTCATCAAACATATTGTGATTTTGGTTCAAAACCGACATACGTTTTCCGGGTTCCAAATGAATGTGCCCCGAAGTTGGATCGATATCGCCCGAAATTATTTTTAAAAATGTAGATTTTCCAGCACCATTGGCTCCAATAACTCCATAAACATTTCCGTGAGTGAAGGTTGTATTTACTTCGTCAAACAAAATTCTTTTGCCAAACTGAACTGATAAATTATTGACTGTTAACATGAAGGTCTCTTTATTAAAATTTTGCGCAAAAGTACAAAAAAATGTCAATTATTTTTTACTTAAAAAAACGAGTTCCATTATTATTTTTTGGAGCAGAAACATTAGGCTTTTTTATCAACATTTCTCCCGCTCTCCGCTGCAATCTTGTAAACCGAACCCCGGTTTACAAGGATTTTCACAACGATCGGGGCTATAAATCAACATTTTGCTTTTTTACAAGAATCTTTAAAAGAAAATACCTTTGCGTCATCGCGAGAGATTTAGTCCGCTGTGATCAAAAAAGAAATCTGCGAAAATCTGCAGAATCTGCGTGCTTATTTTTTTTCACGCAAATTTGACAGATATTCACAGATTTTAATTTTAATCGAATGACCAATTAAACGCTTTAAACCTTAAACAATAAAACCCTTTTTACTTTTCAACCGAATATGGACGGTCGTTCACAGCGGTTCCCCACGATTTAGAAGGAGTTGCACCCATAGTAAAAATCAAATCTCCGCCTTTCATAATTTCCGAATGAAGAATATAACTTTTTGTATATGGTTTTCCGTTTAAAGTGGCGCTTTGAATGTAAATATTCTTAGGGCTATTGTTAATTGCTTTTACAGTGAAACTTTTTCCATTCGTCAAATTCAACACAGATTCATCCATAGATGGACTTCCAAAAACATAGATTCCATTGAAAGGATTTACAGAGTACATTCCTAACGAACTCCAAACATACCAAGCCGACATTTGTCCAACATCCTCATTTCCGCACAAACCGTCAGGCTTATCTGTGTATAAATTATCAACGATGTAACGTACTTTCTCTGCAGTTTTCCATGGCTGTCCCACAAAATTGAACAAATACGAAATATGGTGACTTGGTTCGTTTCCATGTGCGTATTGCCCAATCAAACCTGTAATATCATTGGATGCTTCTTTTCCCATATCACCAGTAACAGTAAACAAATTGTCTAGTTTTTTGGTAAACGGTTTTTCACCTCCCAGCATCGCAATCAATCCTTCGACATCATGAGGTACCAACCAAGTATATTGCCACGCATTCCCTTCGGCAAAATCATCTTTCATGTGTGCCGATTTAAACGGGTCAAATGGAGTTCTCCATTCCGTATCGCTCACTTTTCCTCGAACAAAAGTCACTGAAGGATCGTAATATTTTTGATAAGCTTTGGAACGTTTGAAGAAATATTTATAATCTTCTATTTTCCCCATTTTTTTTGCCATCATCGCAATAGCACCGTCGGCAATTGCATATTCCATCCCTATTGCTACCGATTCTCTTAAATTATCGGCAGGAATGTAGCCTAATGTTTTCACATAATTCAATCCACGGTCGTCCTGCATAGCAGTTGCTTTTACGGCTTCGAAAGCCAATTCACCGTCAATTCCTTTAATCCCTTTCAAATAGGCATCGGCTACAATTTGAATCGCACTATTTCCTGGCATGCAATATGTTTCATTCCCCATCAAATGCCAAACTGGAAGATGCCCTGATTCTTGATAAATCGCCAGCATCGAATTGACCATATCCGAAACTCTTTCAGGTTGCGTCAATGTAAACAACGGATTTGCACCACGATATGTGTCCCATAAAGAGAAAGTCGTCAAATTTGTAAATCCTGCCGCTCTGTGTACTTGTTTGTCGGTACCGTAATAATCGCCATTAACGTCATTATAAATAGAAGGCGCAATCATTGTGTGGTATAGAGCTGTGTAGAACGTTTTCATTTTGGCATTATCATTCGTTTTTACCGCAATTTTGTTCAACTCGTTGTTCCATTTTTCGTCTGCGACGGCCGCAACTTTTTCGAAATTCCAACCAGGGATTTCTCTTTTTATATTCATCAAAGCATTTTCAGCACTCACCGCAGAGATTCCCACTTTGATTTTGATTGTTTCGTCTTTTGAAGTCAAAAATTGAATCACCGCTTTGGCACTATCTCCCATAACCACTTTGTTGATCATCTCTTTTGTATTGTCGTACAATTGGATTTTTTTGGCTGGTTTTGACAGAATTGCGGTAAAATAAATTCTTTGATCAGGAGCCCAACCTTTGGAAAAACGATAACCCTCAATTAAAGTATCATTTTTCACACGAATGTAAGTGTTTGCTGGTCTGTCCCAGCCGATTCCTTCGACCAAATCCAAAATAATATGCGATTGGTCTGAGGCAGGGAAAGTGTATTTTTGAAAACCTACCCTTTCAGAAGCAGTCATTTCAGCCTTGATTCCGTTTTTCTTCAAAATAACCGAATAATAGCCTGGTTTAGCTACTTCATCTTTATGATCATAGGACGAAATATAACCGTTGTCCATGTCCTTAGCCGTCCCTTTTTTCAAATTTATTTTCCCAACAGCCGGCATAAAAAGAATATCCCCAAGATCGCCAATTCCTGTACCGCTCAAATGCGTATGTGAAAAACCGATTATCGTTGGATCCGAATAATGATAGCCTGAACACCAATCCCAACCTTGTGAAATATTCACCGGCCCCAATTGAACACCACCAAAAGGAACATTTGCCCCCATGAAAACATGTCCGTGAAATCCGGTTCCAATGTAAGGATCAACATACTGCGTCAAATTTTGTTTAACCGATTGCCCCTGTATTTGCAAGCAACAAAAACCTGCAATTACAAAAAGTACTGATTTTAAATTTTTATTCATGTTATATCTTTTTTCTAAATTTTACTTTGCAATCTCAAAACTCGTTTCTAGCTGTACATCTCTTGAATTTGAACCGATTTTCACAGTATATTTACCTTCATAGATTCGGAATTGTTTTTTGGATTCATCCCATTTTTGAAGTTCTTCCAATGGAATTTCCAATGTAATATTTTGAGAGCTGCCTTTTTTGAAGGCAACACGTTTAAAAGCTTTCAATTCTTTCAGCGGCATTCTGTCAATTTTTGGATATTCAATATACACCTGAGCTACTTCATCAGCATCATATTCTCCTGTATTTTCAATTTTGATTTGCATTGAAATTTTACTCGAAGCCATTTTTATATTCTCTGGTTTTTGAATCCAATTATAACCAAAAGTGGTATAACTCAATCCAAATCCGAAAGGATATTGAACTTCTTTGGTGAAATAGCGATAGGTTCTACCACCCATCGCGTAGCTGCTGTAATCTGGTAAATCGCTGAACGATTTGTAGAAAGTAATTGGCAAATGTCCTGATGGAGACACTTTTCCAAAAATAAGATTAGCCAGTGCAGTTCCTCCTTGTTCTCCTGGATACCAAGCAAAGATTATGGCATCTACATATGGCTCGATTGAAGAAACATCGACTGCTCCACCTCCCGTAATCACAGCAATAATTGGTGATTTTGAACCTTTACGCAATGCTTTCATGTAGGCAATATGCGAAGCAGGCAATTCCATATTTTTACGGTCTCCTTTTCCATCAGCAAGAAAAGCATCACCTTCTTCGCCTTCATAAACCGGATTGAACCCAATCACTGCAACCGTCAAGTCAGACATCGAAGAACCCCACATTCCGTTGAAACGCTGTGTATCATTAAAGTCACAACCCATATCATACTCCACTCTCGTATCTGGCGAAACCGCTCCGACAATTCCTTCTACAAAATTCACAGCCTTATCACTAATTCCGTGGTAATTACCAACCAAGGCGTCAATTGATGCGGCATTTGGCCCTACAACCATAATCGCTTTGCATTTCTCTTTATCAAAAGGTAAAATTTTGCTTCCATTTACTAAACCATTCTTTAGCAAAACCATACTTTGTTCCGCCATTTTTCGGCTTAAACCAATGTGGTAAGAATTTGCAATACTATCGACTCCGTATTTTCGATACGGATTATCTTCTGGTTTATCATAGAATCCTAATTTGAATTGAGTGCGCAGCGAAGGAGCCAAAGCATTATCAATATCCTTCGTAGTAATTAATTTTTGTTCCAATGCTTTCATCGCATCTTTTTGCAATAAATCGCTGCAATCCATATTTACACCGCCTTTAATTGCAGCAGCGGCGACAGCAACACTATTTGGTAAGGCTTTGTGTTGATCGTAAATATCCTGTAATGCCCAACAGTCGGTTACGACATGTCCTTTGAAATTCCATTCTTTATGCAAAATGTCGGTCAATAACGTTTTTCCCGTACAACAAGGCTCGGAATTCACTCTATTATAAGCACACATCACCGATTCTACATTGGCGTCAACCAACTTTTTAAAGGCATACAAATACGTTTCTCTCAAATCTTTTTCATCAACAATCGCATTAAAAGAATGACGCGTACTTTCTGGTCCGCTATGTACAGCAAAGTGTTTAGCACAAGCAGCAGTCTTCATATATTTTGGGTTATCGCCTTGCATTCCTTTTACAAAAGCCGTTCCCATTTTTCCGGTCAGGAATGGATCTTCTCCATACGTTTCCTGCCCTCTTCCCCAACGCGGGTCTCTGAAAATATTGATATTTGGTGACCAAAAATTTAATCCCATATATTGCAAGCGACGGTCTTTGGCGACAGCCAAATTATTTTTTGCTCTCGCTTCGGTTGAAATTGCGGTTGCAACTTCATGAAACAATTCGTCATTAAAAGTCGCTGCCATTCCAATAGCCTGCGGAAAAACGGTCGCACGACCCGCTCTCGCCACACCATGCAAAGCCTCATTCCACCAGTTATAAGCCGGAATTCCTAATCGCTCTACAGGTCTACTTTGAAAACCAATTAAAGAAATCTTTTCATCGAGAGTAAGTTGTTTCAACAAATCCTCTACCCTTTTATCAATCGGTAAATCCTGATTTTTATACGCTGGTGTTTTCTGTTGTGCAATTGCTGTAACAGCCCAAAAACCGATTAAAAGTGCAACAGACAGCTTTCTTAGATTCAATTTCATTGTTTTATTTTTAGTGATTAATTAGCCAAAATGGATTCAATGAACAGCATTTGATTTCAAAAATACTAAATCGTTTTACTATATAACAATAAAATTTCAAAAAAGAATAAACAACCTTACCAAACTTGCAATTTCTCTATCTTATTTCCTTTGTTTTCAAAGGCTCCTGATGAAGGATTTATAGACGACCGTTTATTACCGAAATAATCAATGTCAATTTTTAAGGGTGTTCCATCAGGGTTTTCAAATTTTTCTTTGGAAACAGTAGTTTTACCCAACAAATCAGTATCAACACTTTTTGTTTTTAAACCTGAATCATCAGCCAATGTATAGGATATGAAGACTTTATTTCCTTCTTCAATCAATAAGAATTTAGGATCTACTGCTCTATTTTCAATAAAATTAACCTCTTTAAAATAAGGTATTGAGCCTCCATAATATATATTCCCATCAGCAGTTGCGGACAATTTTGCTTTTTTGTAATCGTTTAATCCAAAATTCTCATCTAGAGAATAACTTCCATCTTTCAATTCTTTTTTGGTTAAGAATATATTATTATAAAAACGGTCATCACCGGGAACAATTTCGGAAAGACCTTTAATTTCAGTTGAATGTCCCAAATGATAAGGCGTTGACCGGGTTTGATTTAATCCTAATTCAAAAGTCCCAACAATCAGATTATGAACAATCGCACCGCCAGTTGACTGTAAATTAATTGCATTTTCCGAAAGCAAAATATTATTATCAATCAAATAAGGGCCGTGATTAACTTCAGCGAAAATATCCTGCCAACTATTGTTATACATTAAATTTCTTGAAACTCTCGTTCCTTGTGCCATCCAATCCAACCAAATTCCAGCCCCGTCAACCGAGTGGATTCGGTTATGGATTATTTGTGTATCGATTGCTGCATGAAGTTTTATTCCACCCAATTCAGCTCCGCCAAATTGTTTCTTCTGATGGATATTATAAACATGATTATTTTCAATTGTACAAAAAACAGCGCCCATGCTTCCGCAAATTCCGGCCTGTTCACAATTAAATATTTTGTTGTTTCTAACGATATGGGAGCCTATATTTTCTTTGTTCCAGCCATTTTTTAACACTCTAAAAATGACTTCGATATAGTGAATGTTTCCATCATTGAAAATGTTCCCTAAATCCTGTGTCCAAACATTATGACCTGTTTTTCTTTCCTTTCCCAAACTGATTCCCACGCATTTTGAATCGTGAATCGTATTGTTTTCGATAATCCATCCTTTGTTCCAATGTGTCGCAACCATACCCACCTGCTCTGCCGTTGGCGCTCCCCATTGTGTTGCCGCTTGACTAAAATCAAATCCGGTGATAGTAATATAATTGATTCCTGGGGTTTCTGGATAAAAACAGGTTCTTCGGATGCTGACTTCGGTTAATTCCTTATTGGGGTTACGTTTTTGAAAATTAGCCCAAACTGTTGTTGTTTGGTCGTCACATTCGGTGTACCACGTGTAAAGAGTGCTCTCTTTTTCGTTCACTTTTGCGTTAGGCACTGGATTAGTAACCAATTCCATTTTATCCGTTTCAAAAAGCGATTTCCCACCAATAAAAATATCACAAGTATGAATTTTTACAGGATTACTACACCAATCACCAGCTACGTAGTCTTTGAATGGATTGTAATCTCCAAAAAAAGAATTCGGAATCACAATTTTCCAAACACCTTCTTTTACTTTTTTCCAACCTGTTAAAACTTCTGAGCCTTTGATTTCAACTTTTTCTCCATCGGCTGCCTTGTAAATAATTCGGTTAGAATCGTTTTCTCCACCGTTTTTCGGATTGATTCTTTCCCTATAAGTTCCGGCATGAACAATCACTACATCACCAGCTACAGCTATTTGGGCAGCATGATTAATCGTTCTGAAAGGCTTCATTAACGTTCCTTCATTTGTGTCATTTCCTCTAACAGAAACATGTATCTCTTTTGCCGAAAGGCCAAATGTTATTATAAGCCAAAATATTAATAATTTATATTTCATTATAACTGATTATTAAAATATTATAAAACTATATTAACTTCTTACTTTACTACAATTTCATCAATAAAAACCCAGGATTTTGAACCAGCCGAAGGGTGCCATTCCGGTAATTTCTTTGTTCCTGTTATTTCAAATTTGACAAAGCGAATGTTTTTTTCAGGAGCTTTAAATGAAAAGACTTTATTCACTTCTGCTTTCTCCTGATTACCTTCTGTCGAAATATTTCCTACTTTGATAAAATCTGTTCCATTTTCTGAAACCAAACAACGAATACCTGCCGGATGAAGAATCCAACTTTTGGCATCCCAAAGCGAACTGATTTCGATTGTTTTTGCTTGAACCGGTTTTTCCAGATCGACTGTTAAACTAAAGTCGACTCCTTCCCAACCCAACCAATGCACTTTGTAATTGCTATCGCCTCGAACACCATTGGTCAAGTAACTTAAATCTCCTTTGCTGTACTGTGGTGATGGAGTTTCGCTCGAAGTTACTTTTTTCTTGAAGGAAAGATTACCCTTCACCTGAACATCTATAAATCGTTTGGTGCTTTCGTAATAGGATTTTGGTGTCAAACCAGATTCGTTCAAATGGTCAATATTAGCCTGTTGGCAAACTGAATAAAAATCTTCAATTAGTTGAACTTTTTCTGGAATCACGGTAAAGTCGCCATTTTTCTCAGCGTACCAGCCACGCGGTCCAAACATGTCATTTTTACCAATTTCCATGATGGCAAACTGTAACGGTAATCGCGCCACTTTTACATGAAGCAATTGAGTCACATCCCCTTGGGCTTCTTTTTCAGCATTATCGAAAAAGGTATTGTATTCATTAATATTTGTCTGCGACAAAAAAGTATTCTGATGACTTGTCGGATGCTCGTAAATATCGAGTCTGTCACCGCTTTTCTTCAATTCACTTTCTAATTTATCAATGTATTTTTTTATCCATGGAGCCGCTTTTCCATAATATCCGTTTAAAAAATCATTCCTTATTTGAGCTGCATCAGCATTTGGATTCC belongs to Flavobacterium aquiphilum and includes:
- a CDS encoding ABC-F family ATP-binding cassette domain-containing protein; this encodes MLTVNNLSVQFGKRILFDEVNTTFTHGNVYGVIGANGAGKSTFLKIISGDIDPTSGHIHLEPGKRMSVLNQNHNMFDEHTVLETVLMGNKVLYAVKTEMDALYLDYNDANADRIGELQVQFEEMNGWNADSDAAAMLSNLGINEEFHYTLMSDMEGKMKVRVLLAQALFGNPDLLIMDEPTNDLDFETIGWLENFLANYENTVIVVSHDRHFLDAVCTHISDIDFGKINHYSGNYTFWYESSQLAAKQRAQQNKKAEEKKAELEEFIRRFSANVAKSKQATSRKKMISKLNISEIRPSSRRYPAIIFDQDREAGDQILNVQNLSASIDGEILFKGVDLNMAKGDKIVLFSRDSRATTAFYEILNGNQKPDSGEFDWGVTTNQAYLPAENHSYFENDLTLVDWLRQWAKTEEERDEVYIRGFLGKMIFSGEEALKTSRVLSGGEKVRCMLSRMMMERANILMLDEPTNHLDLESITAFNNSLKNFKGSVIFTTHDHEFAQTVGNRVVELTPNGVIDRYMTFDEYLDDEKIQEQRKKMYS
- a CDS encoding GH92 family glycosyl hydrolase, which encodes MNKNLKSVLFVIAGFCCLQIQGQSVKQNLTQYVDPYIGTGFHGHVFMGANVPFGGVQLGPVNISQGWDWCSGYHYSDPTIIGFSHTHLSGTGIGDLGDILFMPAVGKINLKKGTAKDMDNGYISSYDHKDEVAKPGYYSVILKKNGIKAEMTASERVGFQKYTFPASDQSHIILDLVEGIGWDRPANTYIRVKNDTLIEGYRFSKGWAPDQRIYFTAILSKPAKKIQLYDNTKEMINKVVMGDSAKAVIQFLTSKDETIKIKVGISAVSAENALMNIKREIPGWNFEKVAAVADEKWNNELNKIAVKTNDNAKMKTFYTALYHTMIAPSIYNDVNGDYYGTDKQVHRAAGFTNLTTFSLWDTYRGANPLFTLTQPERVSDMVNSMLAIYQESGHLPVWHLMGNETYCMPGNSAIQIVADAYLKGIKGIDGELAFEAVKATAMQDDRGLNYVKTLGYIPADNLRESVAIGMEYAIADGAIAMMAKKMGKIEDYKYFFKRSKAYQKYYDPSVTFVRGKVSDTEWRTPFDPFKSAHMKDDFAEGNAWQYTWLVPHDVEGLIAMLGGEKPFTKKLDNLFTVTGDMGKEASNDITGLIGQYAHGNEPSHHISYLFNFVGQPWKTAEKVRYIVDNLYTDKPDGLCGNEDVGQMSAWYVWSSLGMYSVNPFNGIYVFGSPSMDESVLNLTNGKSFTVKAINNSPKNIYIQSATLNGKPYTKSYILHSEIMKGGDLIFTMGATPSKSWGTAVNDRPYSVEK
- the pyrR gene encoding bifunctional pyr operon transcriptional regulator/uracil phosphoribosyltransferase PyrR — its product is MSQKVLLTSKEVNIILHRLACQLIEKHLDFSETVLIGIQPRGTFLAERLKELLENEYHISNVSLGYLDITFFRDDFRRTNKPLEANKTQIDFLVEDKKVIFIDDVLYTGRSIRAALTAIQSFGRPSGIELLTLIDRRFSRDLPIQPDYRGRQVDAINGEKVKVCWVEQDGEDGVYLVTN
- a CDS encoding glycoside hydrolase family 3 N-terminal domain-containing protein translates to MKLNLRKLSVALLIGFWAVTAIAQQKTPAYKNQDLPIDKRVEDLLKQLTLDEKISLIGFQSRPVERLGIPAYNWWNEALHGVARAGRATVFPQAIGMAATFNDELFHEVATAISTEARAKNNLAVAKDRRLQYMGLNFWSPNINIFRDPRWGRGQETYGEDPFLTGKMGTAFVKGMQGDNPKYMKTAACAKHFAVHSGPESTRHSFNAIVDEKDLRETYLYAFKKLVDANVESVMCAYNRVNSEPCCTGKTLLTDILHKEWNFKGHVVTDCWALQDIYDQHKALPNSVAVAAAAIKGGVNMDCSDLLQKDAMKALEQKLITTKDIDNALAPSLRTQFKLGFYDKPEDNPYRKYGVDSIANSYHIGLSRKMAEQSMVLLKNGLVNGSKILPFDKEKCKAIMVVGPNAASIDALVGNYHGISDKAVNFVEGIVGAVSPDTRVEYDMGCDFNDTQRFNGMWGSSMSDLTVAVIGFNPVYEGEEGDAFLADGKGDRKNMELPASHIAYMKALRKGSKSPIIAVITGGGAVDVSSIEPYVDAIIFAWYPGEQGGTALANLIFGKVSPSGHLPITFYKSFSDLPDYSSYAMGGRTYRYFTKEVQYPFGFGLSYTTFGYNWIQKPENIKMASSKISMQIKIENTGEYDADEVAQVYIEYPKIDRMPLKELKAFKRVAFKKGSSQNITLEIPLEELQKWDESKKQFRIYEGKYTVKIGSNSRDVQLETSFEIAK